One window of the Nicotiana tabacum cultivar K326 chromosome 4, ASM71507v2, whole genome shotgun sequence genome contains the following:
- the LOC142180091 gene encoding uncharacterized protein LOC142180091 has protein sequence MKLPNPYESISVLNVVDVVEDAIEVKMEEECLGEALEAILMNFDDDDIEGNVETMNALEGFRSYTYKPKKFSLDLENRVTPPAKPSIIDSPQLELKPLPPHLRFKFLCSNDTLPLIISYLLNDVHVEQLFETLKEHKRAIGWTIADIRGIPSGICDHKIQLEEDRKPNVEHQMKLNSSMQEVPNVIWANSFSRMSRTWWKISWRFSWMRSPWVVNHSKIALTIIVISKRPPPTSIKGVRSFLGHTEFYQRFIKDFSKIVSPMCKLPGKDAKFVFNDKCLKAFEELKANLTTGRIIVTPDWSLPFELMCDASGVAIGVVIVNDRKGTENQVVDHRSRLEEAGRPKGDLKINNVFPYEQLLAISSTSTPWYADIANFLISVLIPD, from the exons ATGAAACTACCAAATCCATATGAGAGTATATCGGTACTTAATGTTGTTGATGTGGTAGAAGATGCCATTGAGGTGAAGATGGAAGAGGAATGCCTTGGTGAGGCATTGGAGGCGATCTTGATGAATTTTGATGATGACGACATAGAGGGAAATGTGGAGACAATGAATGCATTGGAAGGGTTTCGTTCATACACTtacaaaccaaagaaattttcTCTTGACTTAGAGAATAGAGTCACTCCTCCTGCCAAGCCTTCAATCATTGATTCGCCACAACTTGAGCTCAAGCCACTACCACCACACTTAAGGTTTAAATTTCTTTGCTCTAATGACACTCTACCcttaattatttcatatttgttaAATGATGTGCATGTTGAGCAATTATTTGAGACCTTGAAGGAGCATAAAAGAGCCATTGGTTGGACAATAGCGGATATCCGGGGGATTCCCTCCGGTATTTGTGATCACAAAATCCAACTTGAAGAAGATAGAAAACCTAATGTAGAGCATCAAATGAAGTTGAATTCCTccatgcaagaagtg CcgaatgtcatttgggctaattCTTTTAGCAGAATGTCTCGGACATGGTGGAAGATTtcttggaggttttcatggatgagaTCTCCGTGGGTTGTGAATCATTCAAAAATTGCTTTGACAATCATAG ttatttccAAGCGTCCTCCTCCCACTTCGATCAAGGGTGTTCGAAGCTTTTTGGGGCATACCGAGTTCTATCAGCgatttatcaaagacttctcAAAGATTGTGAGTCCTATGTGCAAGCTTCCTGGAAAGGATGCTAAATTTGTGTTCAATGATAAGTGCCTTAaagcttttgaggaattgaaagCAAACCTCACCACGGGACGTATTATTGTCACTCCTGATTGGTCTCTTCCATTCGAGcttatgtgtgatgctagtgGTGTGGCTATTGGGGTGGTGATTG TCAATGATCGGAAAGGAACGGAAAATCAAGTAGTGGATCACCGATCTAGGCTTGAAGAGGCAGGGAGACCAAAGGGAGATCTTAAAATCAATAATGTTTTCCCATATGAACAACTTTTGGCAATATCTAGCACTTCAACTCcttggtatgctgatattgcAAACTTCTTAATTAGTGTCCTTATTCCCGACTAA